The sequence GATGGGAAACTGATCGGCCTCATCAGTGTCGCCGATCTTGTTGGTGCCGTCGCACAACTCAAAATAACCGATGAAATCCGCCAGCACTTCGTTTCAAAGACATTTGCACTCTGGAACGAGACACCCCTCACGGTTGTCGGCAGGATTATGGAGATCGGGCATGCTGATGCCATACCAATCCTGGATTCTGAGAATAAGCTTGATGGTATCATCACCGAGCGCGATCTCATCCGGTGCTCCTGCATTGAGGATGATGTCGAGGTGAGTGACTTCTCCAATGGAACCGATGATGATGAGTGGACCTGGGAGAGCATCCGTGATATGCATGTCATCTCCTATGGCATCTCACGTATTCAGCTGCCAGATAAGCCTGTCAAACTTGCAATGGTGAAGAAGGTGATTGCAGTTCCGGTGAATGCCGGGGTGAGTGAATGCGCACTGAAGATGAAGAGGGGCAGGGTTGATCAGCTCCCGGTCGTCAACGGTGACAAGCGGCTTGTCTCAATGCTCTTTGATCGCGACCTGATCAGGGTCCTGCTCAATGACAAACCACAATAATAATCTTTATCTGAAGTAATCACCAAATAAGGAACAACGCCAAACATTTTTTGCGTTCTGATTTTTGGGGGCATATACATGATGCAACAGCCACAGGAGATTATGCATGGGACGACGACCATCGGGATCGTCTTCTCAGATGGTGTCGTCCTTGCGACGGAGAAACGTGCGACCATGGGGTACATGATCGCAAGTAAAAATGCGAAGAAGATCTATAAGATCACCGAATCCATCGGAATGACAACCGCCGGGGGTGTCGGTGACGCCCAGCAGCTGGCACGGCTTATGAGTGTTGAGAGCAACCTCTTTGAGATCCGGAGAGGTCGCGGGATAACCGTCGGAGCATCCGCAACACTCCTCTCAAACTATCTCAACCAGAACAGGTACTTCCCGTACTATGTACAGCTCCTCGTCGGCGGTATCGATGAGAAGGGGCCTTCAGTCTACTCGGTTGATGCGATGGGCGGTGCTACTCGCGAAGATGATTTTGTTGCAACAGGATCAGGATCCCCGATGGCGTTTGGAGTGCTTGAAGACAGATATGCATCAGGCATGACCGAGAAGGAAGCGATTGAGCTTGCAGTCCGATCCATCAAATCCGCAATGCGGCGTGATGCCGGATCCGGAGAAGGATTCCAGCTCGCCGTCATTACAAAGGAGAAGTTTGAGGTTCTGGATGATTCACAACTTAATCAGATAGCAGCCTCCCTCCGCACCTGATTTTTTTTACAAACTTTTTTAGGAAGATTCCATGTTGATTGAGGACAGACTCAAAGAGCTGAAAGAGCTTATCAACCGTAAGGTACCTGCAGGTATAAAGGTCTCGGATGTCGAATTTGAAGGGCCTGAGCTGGTTATCTATACCGATGATCCCAAGCAGTTTGCTGATCAGGCGGATCTTATCCGTGTTCTTGCCCGGGACCTGAGGAAGCGGATCGTCGTCCGTCCTACGGTCCT is a genomic window of Methanocalculus alkaliphilus containing:
- a CDS encoding CBS domain-containing protein; the protein is MLVRDYMTKNVVTADTPANRDEILKILKRTGISGVPVMKDGRLIGIITRKDLLRNPHETQIALLMSNEPITITPDTTLREAAEIIINKNIRRLPVVEDGKLIGLISVADLVGAVAQLKITDEIRQHFVSKTFALWNETPLTVVGRIMEIGHADAIPILDSENKLDGIITERDLIRCSCIEDDVEVSDFSNGTDDDEWTWESIRDMHVISYGISRIQLPDKPVKLAMVKKVIAVPVNAGVSECALKMKRGRVDQLPVVNGDKRLVSMLFDRDLIRVLLNDKPQ
- the psmB gene encoding archaeal proteasome endopeptidase complex subunit beta — protein: MMQQPQEIMHGTTTIGIVFSDGVVLATEKRATMGYMIASKNAKKIYKITESIGMTTAGGVGDAQQLARLMSVESNLFEIRRGRGITVGASATLLSNYLNQNRYFPYYVQLLVGGIDEKGPSVYSVDAMGGATREDDFVATGSGSPMAFGVLEDRYASGMTEKEAIELAVRSIKSAMRRDAGSGEGFQLAVITKEKFEVLDDSQLNQIAASLRT